Part of the Caretta caretta isolate rCarCar2 chromosome 7, rCarCar1.hap1, whole genome shotgun sequence genome is shown below.
TGAACCTCTACACCACCTACATCATCATGGGGCACTGGGCCCTTGGCAACGTGGCCTGCGACCTCTGGCTGGCCCTTGACTATGTAGCCAGCAATGCTTCAGTCATGAACCTCCTGATCATCAGCTTTGACCGCTACTTCTCCATCACACGGCCCTTGACCTACCGGGCCAAGAGGACGCCAAAGAGGGCAGCCATCATGATTGGCTTAGCTTGGGCCATCTCCTTCATCCTTTGGGCACCTGCCATCTTGTTCTGGCAGTACTTTGTTGGGGAGCGGACAGTGCCCTCAGGAAACTGCCATCTCCAGTTCCTCTCTCAGCCTATCATTACTTTTGGCACGGCCATTGCAGCCTTCTACCTGCCGGTCACCATCATGATCATTCTCTACTGGAGGATCTACCGGGAGACTGAGAACAGGGCCAGGGAACTGGCTTGCCTGCAAGGCTCAGAGAGCAAAAGCATTGTCAGGCCAATCCCCAACAACAGGCCTAAAGGAGGTGGTGAAGGCAGCAACAGCAACTCAGAGCGGTTGGAACCCATCAAGGTTTCTTCTGCTGTGGCAAAAACCCACACAAAGGCCTACTGCTTTCCCAGTTGGAGGAAGGCCAGGCTATATGTGGAGCAGAGCAGCAACGGGAGCTGGATcaatacagaggaggaggaagaggaggacggCTCCCCTGATTCCTTGACATCGTCTGAGGGAGAGGAGCAGCCCTTTGAGGTTCAGAGTGTCTGCTCGGTGGTGATCCGGCTGCCTATGATTGGCAGTGTAACGCAGCCCCCGCTGCCAACAGAGAAGCCAACCCGGGGCCGGGAGAAGCTGGCTGGAGGGCCATGGGCAGGAGGGAATGGCGTGTGCAGGATCctagcccagtctcctgctgcCACTGAGTCCCCCAACATGGCCAAGAAGCCGTCAAACAAAAAGATATCACCAATTAAGGAGAAGGGGGTGTTGACTGCCAAAAGCCATCTGCGGAAGAGGAGCAAACAGCTCTCCCAGCAGAAGACCCTCTCCCTGATCAAAGAGAAGAAAGCAGCCCGAACACTGAGTGCCATCCTGCTGGCCTTCATCCTCACATGGACACCCTATAACATCATGGTGCTGGTGTCCACCTTCTGCCAGGACTGTGTTCCTAAGAGCCTCTGGAAACTGGGCTACTGGCTTTGCTATGTCAACAGCACTGTCAATCCCATGTGCTATGCCCTGTGCAATAAGTCTTTTCGCAATACATTTAAGATGCTGCTGCTGTGCCGCTGGGACAAGAGGAGGTGGAAGAAGATGCCCAAGCACGTGGTGGCCTTCCACAGGGCTCCAGCACACTGAGCAGGCGTGGGGTGAATTCCAGAATGGTGAGCCAGGCACAGCCAGTGGAGGGAGCCAAATGcggcagcgggggaggggtgggaattAGCTTCTAAGGTGGGAAGAGGAGAGTGAATCAGACCATGAATTGTTGAGACTGtatggcagaggttctcaaactgtggggcgtgCTCTCCAGGGGGATACGGAGAAATGATTGGGGGGgcagcccccacagggggtggggaggaagcgcCACCCAGCCTcgctctgctctggccctgcccccagccggagccctggctcccggccccAAGCCACCCCTAGTCGCCCCTGACTGGCCTGGACACGGCTCCATTCCCAGGCCCACTCCCATCCCCgtgcccagctgcagccccagccttaGCTCCCTCACCGTGGTCTgcgttccctcccccccacacacacagctgcagccccactcccagccccaggaggGAGGATAAGGACAGGAGTAAGGGTGGGGGGGACGGgatcctgaaaagtttggggatcactgctgtagggtatccctgtgtCATCAGTTGCAGCTAAGGTCAGCCCTATTAAAGAACATGGAGGGGGACAATTCTGCTCTTGCAACCATGCATGCACCTTGCAGTAAACTTCATCAGTCTAAGTGCCTAAATGgaaaacagaaatttgataatagagggctcttcagtctagcagacaattAGGATCCTAGTAAAAATCATGCCTCATAGTGGAAGATTCAGAgaactcagtctatttagtttatctaagagaaggttaaggggtctATAAGTATCTGCCtggggaagaagagctctgtgtaagcttgaaagcttgtctctctcacctccagaagttggtccaataaaagatattacctcccccaacttgtctctctacaTGGGGAAGAGAAATTTGATAATGGAGGGCTCATCAAACTAGCCAAGGTCTAACAAGAACCAATGACTGCAAGctaaagctagataaattcagacaagaaataaagtgcctgtttttaacagtgaggggaattaaccattggaacaacttaccaaaggcTGTGGTGGGTTTTCCattgctggcaatttttaaatcaagactggacagTTTTCTAAAACATCTGTTCTAGTCCAAAGAGGCATTATTATCCAGGGATgtcctatggcctgtattatacagcccgtcagattagatgatcacagtggtcccttttggcctcaTAATCTATGAATATAAGAGTGGGGACTCCACTGCCTCCTGCTGAAGGATGAATGGACTTGGTGGAAGTAGCATGCATGGTGGGTGGGACAATGCAGATCCTGGACACCGCTGAGTGCAATTTGGCCCTGGGAACTCATCATGTGAAAATAATTAATACACTAGACCAAAGCTTTTCCTAAGAGGACTCTATGCCAgctctaggagtgggagctggtggTTAGAACAGGAGGAAATTGGGAGTCAAAGACTtgtgggttttattcccagctctggaatAATAactcttcccagagctgggatctAGTGGTTACAACAGTTAGTACTAGGGCCAGGACTCttgaattctattcccagctcagggagggcTGTATTGCCGCTGGAAGCCAAGGTGCCAGCAGCTCTTATCAAGATATAACAAGCAAATGTATTACAAGTGTCTCAATTTGCGGTTCCTTGCCTTTTCCCCCTAGATTAAATCCCTGGGCTGGGATGAAGACTGTCAGGCAAACTGCACTGCAGCAGAAGAATGGGACCTGGCTGCGATGCCAGAGGGAGAATTCCTCCGAGACAGTCATGAACCCAGCCTTTGGGGTCTGGGTGAGGATACAGCTGGCAGGTTCCGGAACACCATGCCACCGTTTATTATTGTAATCTTGAACTCATTGTCAGATAGTGGCCTTCCTTAAAACCTTGATGAATGTGGATGtatcaaaaggaaaacaaatggacAAAGCTGGTGCATTTAATGCTCTGTGCTTGAGAGAAACTGATTTAAAACCTGGTTTAAAATCTAAGCCACAGGGCCACTGAAACCAGCAATTCATGGTTGTGACATGACCTCTTGGGATTTTCAGCTCTTTCCAGTCTTGATGCTTTGACTAAGAGGACACTTGACATTCCATCCATTCAGCCACAGAGACAAGCACAGTCTAGCCATCCTA
Proteins encoded:
- the CHRM1 gene encoding muscarinic acetylcholine receptor M1, producing the protein MSSQYAILGEVRPHPSTMNLSNVPPALNGSQGGPSPTLYGGHSLWQVVLIVLMTGILSLVTLVGNLLVMVSFKVNSELKTVNNYFLLSLACADLIIGAVSMNLYTTYIIMGHWALGNVACDLWLALDYVASNASVMNLLIISFDRYFSITRPLTYRAKRTPKRAAIMIGLAWAISFILWAPAILFWQYFVGERTVPSGNCHLQFLSQPIITFGTAIAAFYLPVTIMIILYWRIYRETENRARELACLQGSESKSIVRPIPNNRPKGGGEGSNSNSERLEPIKVSSAVAKTHTKAYCFPSWRKARLYVEQSSNGSWINTEEEEEEDGSPDSLTSSEGEEQPFEVQSVCSVVIRLPMIGSVTQPPLPTEKPTRGREKLAGGPWAGGNGVCRILAQSPAATESPNMAKKPSNKKISPIKEKGVLTAKSHLRKRSKQLSQQKTLSLIKEKKAARTLSAILLAFILTWTPYNIMVLVSTFCQDCVPKSLWKLGYWLCYVNSTVNPMCYALCNKSFRNTFKMLLLCRWDKRRWKKMPKHVVAFHRAPAH